In Cervus elaphus chromosome 5, mCerEla1.1, whole genome shotgun sequence, the following proteins share a genomic window:
- the LOC122694193 gene encoding transmembrane protein 126A-like, which yields MKNREPDDTIIKENLIDIIARKINQLPEAERNLLENGSAYVGLNAALCGLIANSLFRRILHVTQARIAAGLPMAVIPFLTANVSYKGFVSLPLNTGDLHCETCTITRGGLVGLVFGGLYPVFLAIPVNGDLAARYNSALLPEKGNILNYWIRISKPVFRKMLFPILLQTGFAAYLGSRQYKLLIKALQLPEPGLEIE from the coding sequence ATGAAAAATCGTGAACCAGATGATACTATCATCAAGGAGAACTTAATTGATATCATAGCCCGAAAAATTAACCAACTCCCAGAAGCAGAAAGGAATCTGCTTGAAAATGGATCAGCATATGTTGGACTCAATGCTGCTCTCTGTGGCCTAATAGCAAATAGTCTTTTTCGACGCATCTTACATGTGACACAGGCTCGTATAGCTGCTGGCTTACCAATGGCAGTGATCCCATTTTTGACAGCAAATGTATCTTATAAAGGTTTTGTAAGTTTACCTTTGAATACAGGTGATCTGCATTGTGAAACCTGCACAATAACACGAGGTGGATTGGTTGGTCTTGTTTTCGGTGGCCTGTACCCTGTTTTTTTGGCTATCCCTGTGAATGGTGACCTAGCAGCTAGGTATAATTCAGCCCTGCTACCAGAGAAAGGAAACATCTTAAATTACTGGATTAGGATTTCTAAGCCTGTCTTTAGAAAGATGTTATTTCCCATTTTGCTCCAGACTGGGTTTGCTGCATACCTTGGGTCTAGACAATATAAACTACTTATAAAGGCTCTTCAGTTACCAGAACCTGGCCTAGAAATTGAGTGA